From Plasmodium chabaudi chabaudi strain AS genome assembly, chromosome: 12, the proteins below share one genomic window:
- a CDS encoding zinc finger protein, putative (term=annotation;date=20110426;qualifier=removed_product=conserved Plasmodium protein, unknown function;qualifier=added_product=zinc finger protein, putative;curatorName=ucb@sanger.ac.uk;~iprscan;InterPro:IPR000571 : Zinc finger, CCCH-type;SMART:SM00356; score=9.0E-5;query 460-486;description=Zinc finger, CCCH-type;~iprscan;InterPro:IPR000571 : Zinc finger, CCCH-type;Prosite:PS50103; score=14.69;query 460-487;description=Zinc finger, CCCH-type;~iprscan;InterPro:IPR000571 : Zinc finger, CCCH-type;Prosite:PS50103; score=12.324;query 424-452;description=Zinc finger, CCCH-type;~iprscan;InterPro:IPR000571 : Zinc finger, CCCH-type;SMART:SM00356; score=0.21;query 424-451;description=Zinc finger, CCCH-type;~iprscan;InterPro:IPR000571 : Zinc finger, CCCH-type;SMART:SM00356; score=100.0;query 386-415;description=Zinc finger, CCCH-type;~iprscan;InterPro:IPR000571 : Zinc finger, CCCH-type;Prosite:PS50103; score=9.901;query 386-416;description=Zinc finger, CCCH-type;~iprscan;InterPro:IPR036855 : Zinc finger, CCCH-type superfamily;Superfamily:SSF90229; score=4.32E-6;query 459-490;description=Zinc finger, CCCH-type superfamily), producing MHNKSKYKMECVLYDNRNSRDTLCNGELISENIESYNSHEPKNNNNGCNENNSNNSGKGKTIYKEVASNETNENTEIKINSKVHENNQFSLGINCINDNVIDNFKTVQDYSINKGKNKNMHLKNLPKNKTEYNYFYEEGCINNKGSNLNDSLSKKYSRSNIMPENIEKLSRSIFNNNDTSFIATTEKRSFSNYENKRKKRFNNHEKKLNTFIDKQKDDHNYNDSTQIYSYTNDDAKTSEYFSISNNLDIRNNFKNGNINAKNSSIPHNYDLDNNNDKDLNNDDIIDRNDNERIIRNDNNIDNKRGRFMGKSKSLNQNNIYDDKEGIKSFEISTFDDDAEINDYTNAQIKMNFSNNSKLKEKKVDTYGSMPNREANYDFKSALNFQFCKTKMCPYMNTKEKCKRFSNNMCPYAHDQNELKPIPNLYKTAMCRNFMKNMCFKSKKECKFAHHVEELRSTDEFYKTTLCKFFLNGYCKADKNCRHAHGQNELKCRSINSVLLENTNSNIKHSNTNNYSSGSNSNNTNDPNYDIKRCKYSNNNNSLNILKSSDGYFSQNDNKGNTLAKEEDSGIELCNNETSNENMKKKHFYNTSRKFMSISTKDTYCFTSNGLSKNHLSFENDDNESIKTNYDSNFDQNAEQYKFKNCCNSNSFLKYEEYSSECSIKTSENSKCDGVNNNEIRDTINKSVDSMEVKNIERNVNKLEYQYEMKNCNNIVNVAKVEMENNSVIEAKKNEFDGLNKIENKNKSLSYLALEKTNNNIILNGNLLCPKENDNMCNLYNGHIGENTLGRDGQRSPNEYSIHGKNEKNKHSKKLLNRYENNNKDVLTNSYESENIKFNGNTHMDAHNFSSNNGAYIKSRSSTISNENNNSNYYCGIPGDKIFGKTCEYEDNYGNKNINTHNYEINKKNTHEYKKSCNKIKRNYNNSGNYSNCYESNFNSNMENATNDCYSNTYINKSHSKNTNNDHVIYPSQKYSNNNKSGNRNSSNIDSRYSNNYCYNNDDMSTFVGNAIDNNMPANNYGHSKVENGRISNNGNRHSNYYGSYNSHDDNTNRCMNNNKLNFINGKQNNNYDLYRGNTNNGNYISNNNYNSHEYPLSTPNNMIKSSKNYKGKKNIFINNENNSHHEMCNSNDNNEYYNNTYDDYNNNGCNDYQNKKIKKNDNTRSNNDKKNNKNKNNSISNVYLESNAKSRVNNYSNNEFTSNGNTHNIDSCNIPNAEFSIEKYNNDECNNDHINIKSNGDELLENNVSTYDYDGRQINIGNLHRREKGNSYNRINPIMKNSMGNNSYKNGDNQYFNNNINGNMRNNSKINKRHMHISSNDSESSKSHSDAHYKNSRENDISTIINKTDISSYSTSINNKRIVANDNLLYKKPKCHSNNLKIGIKGKGEEFLFTNELKKKKKKKNNKNGIYLNTGDVFYNKEKENMKNDYKDELNANEENSDSSNANYKKKNKIYSGNSINSVHLYDKDTVPRSKNGKNRNKSTFINTHNSVHNINDNNNNETLNVMTSFVTPLNDSNIEKGKDTRNYLYNNTEKNTKDDILEKPITDNNINLQYNKVDKHLTNGELKTCVSCCQYIKNVDNSDFILVDESCLKCGQLIKKSLCQTIIELLKPQVQYIFSDANFYVQNYQD from the coding sequence atgcataataaaagtaaatataaaatggagTGTGTTCTATATGATAATAGAAATTCACGGGATACGTTATGCAATGGGGAATTAATAAGTGAGAATATAGAGTCGTATAATTCTCATGAAccaaaaaacaataataatggtTGTAATGAGAATAATAGCAATAATAGTGGAAAAGGCaaaactatatataaagaagtTGCTAGCAAtgaaacaaatgaaaacactgaaattaaaataaatagcaAAGTACATGAAAACAACCAATTTTCTCTGGGAATTAATTGTATTAACGATAATGTTATtgacaattttaaaacGGTTCAGGATTATTCAATTAACAAAgggaaaaacaaaaatatgcatttaaaaaatttgccaaaaaataagactgaatataattatttctaCGAAGAAGGGTGTATTAATAACAAGGGTTctaatttaaatgattcacttagtaaaaaatattccagatcaaatattatgccagaaaatattgaaaaattgTCTAGaagtatatttaataataatgatacaTCTTTTATTGCTACAACCGAAAAGAGGAGTTTTAGTAACTATGAAAACaagagaaaaaaacgaTTTAATAAtcacgaaaaaaaattgaacaCATTTATTGATAAACAAAAAGACGATCACAATTATAATGATAGCACccaaatatattcatatacaAATGACGATGCCAAAACATCCGAATATTTCAGCATAAGTAATAACTTAGATATTAggaataattttaaaaacgGAAACATTAATGCGAAAAATAGTAGCATTCCTCATAATTATGATTTAGACAATAATAACGATAAGGATCTAAATAACGATGACATTATAGATAGGAATGACAATGAGAGAATTATAAGAAACGacaataatatagataataaAAGAGGGAGATTTATGGGAAAAAGTAAATCTTTAaaccaaaataatatttacgATGATAAAGAAGGTATAAAGTCATTCGAAATTAGTACATTTGATGATGATGCagaaataaatgattataCAAATGCGcagataaaaatgaattttagtaataattcaaagttgaaagaaaaaaaagttgaTACATATGGTAGTATGCCCAACAGGGAAGCGAATTATGATTTTAAAAGCGcattaaattttcaattttgtaaaacaaaaatgtgtccatatatgaatacaaaagaaaaatgtaaaagaTTTTCTAATAATATGTGTCCTTATGCACATGATCAAAACGAATTAAAACCAATTcctaatttatataaaactgCGATGTGCCggaattttatgaaaaatatgtgttTCAAATCCAAGAAAGAATGCAAATTTGCACATCATGTTGAAGAACTAAGATCAACTGATGAATTTTACAAAACAACATTGTGTAAATTTTTCCTTAATGGGTACTGTAAGGCGGATAAAAATTGCAGGCATGCACATGGTCAGAATGAGTTAAAATGCAGGTCTATAAATAGTGTGCTATTAGAAAATACGAATTCAAACATTAAGCATTCTAATACTAATAATTATAGTAGTGGTAGCAACAGTAATAACACTAATGACCCTAATTATGACATTAAAAGATGCAAATATtccaataataataattcgttgaacattttaaaatcatCTGATGGTTATTTTTctcaaaatgataataaggGAAATACATTAGCAAAGGAAGAAGATAGTGGTATAGAATTATGTAATAATGAAACaagtaatgaaaatatgaagaaaaaacatTTCTATAACACATCACGCAAATTTATGTCTATTAGTACAAAGGATACATATTGCTTTACATCAAATGGACTATCAAAAAATCATTTATCttttgaaaatgatgacAATGAAAgcataaaaacaaattatgaTTCAAATTTTGATCAAAATGCTgaacaatataaatttaaaaattgctGCAATTCTAAtagttttttaaaatatgaagagTACAGTTCAGAATGTTCAATCAAAACATCTGAAAATAGTAAGTGTGATGGAGTAAacaataatgaaattaGGGACACTATAAATAAATCCGTAGATAGTATGGAAGTAAAGAACATTGAAAGAAATGTTAACAAACTTGAATATCAAtatgaaatgaaaaattgcAATAATATTGTAAATGTGGCAAAGGtagaaatggaaaataacAGTGTTATagaagcaaaaaaaaatgaatttgatggattgaataaaatagaaaacaaaaacaaaagtttatcatatttagcattagaaaaaacaaataataatataatattaaatggaAATTTGCTGTGCCCAAAAGAGAATGACAATATGTGTAATTTGTATAATGGTCATATAGGAGAAAATACGCTAGGGCGTGATGGTCAAAGAAGTCCGAATGAATATAGTATTCATGGaaaaaatgagaaaaatAAGCATAGCAAGAAATTGTTAAACcgttatgaaaataataataaggaTGTACTAACAAATTCCTATGAaagtgaaaatataaaatttaatggcAATACTCATATGGATGCGCACAATTTTTCGAGTAATAATggtgcatatataaaaagccGATCGTCTACTAtatcaaatgaaaataataatagtaattattattgtgGCATACCCGGGGATAAAATTTTTGGAAAAACTTGCGAATATGAAGATAattatggaaataaaaatattaatacacataattatgaaataaataaaaaaaatacacacgaatataaaaaatcatgtaataaaattaaaagaaattacAATAACAGTGGCAATTATAGTAATTGCTATGAAAGTAATTTCAATAGCAATATGGAAAATGCAACCAATGATTGTTATagtaatacatatataaataaatcacATAGTAAgaatacaaataatgatCATGTAATATACCCAAGCCAAAAGTAcagcaataataataaaagtggAAATAGAAATAGTAGTAATATCGATAGTAGATACAGTAATAATTATTGCTATAATAACGATGATATGAGTACTTTTGTGGGGAATGCAATCGATAATAATATGCCTGCTAATAATTATGGGCATAGTAAAGTAGAAAATGGAAGAATCAGTAATAATGGCAATCGACATAGCAATTATTATGGCTCTTATAACAGTCACGATGATAACACAAATAGGTGCatgaataataacaaactaaattttataaatgggaaacaaaataataattatgatttaTACAGAggtaatacaaataatggGAACTACATtagcaataataattacAATTCACATGAGTACCCTTTGTCTACGccaaataatatgataaaatcgagtaaaaattataagggaaaaaaaaatatttttattaataacgAAAATAATAGTCATCACGAAATGTGTAATAgcaatgataataatgaatattacAATAATACTTATGATgattataataacaatgGTTGTAAtgattatcaaaataagaagatcaaaaaaaacgatAACACTCGtagtaataatgataagaaaaacaacaaaaacaaaaataatagcatTAGCAATGTATACTTAGAAAGTAACGCAAAATCAAGGGTTAATAACTATAGTAATAATGAATTCACCTCAAATGGAAATACCCATAATATAGATAGTTGCAATATACCCAATGCTGAGTTTTCAATTgagaaatataataatgatgaatGCAATAATGatcatattaatataaagaGTAATGGGGATGAACTTTTGGAAAATAATGTTTCTACATATGATTATGACGGTAGACAAATTAATATCGGAAATTTGCATAGAAGGGAAAAGGGGAATTCTTATAACAGAATAAATcctataatgaaaaatagtatgggtaataatagttataaaaatggggataatcaatattttaataataatattaatggcAATATGAGGAATAATAGCAAAATTAACAAACGCCATATGCACATTAGTAGTAATGACAGTGAAAGCAGTAAGAGTCATAGTGATGctcattataaaaattcaagAGAGAATGATATTAGCACTATAATAAACAAGACAGATATTTCATCATATAGTACAAGtataaataacaaaagGATTGTAGCAAATGATAACTTATTGTATAAGAAGCCAAAATGCCAttctaataatttaaaaattggaaTCAAAGGAAAGGGGGAAGAATTTTTGTTCacaaatgaattaaaaaaaaagaaaaaaaaaaagaataataaaaatggaatatatttaaacacGGGTgatgtattttataataaagaaaaggaaaatatgaaaaatgattataagGATGAGCTGAATGCAAATGAAGAGAACAGTGATAGCAGTAATGcgaattataaaaaaaaaaataagatatATTCTGGAAATTCAATAAACAGTGTGcatttatatgataaagaTACTGTTCCTAGAAGTAAAAATGGGAAAAATCGAAACAAAAgcacatttattaatacacATAACAGTGTCCACAATAtcaatgataataataacaatgaaACACTCAATGTAATGACATCTTTTGTAACGCCTCTGAATGATTCCAATATCGAGAAAGGCAAGGATACCcgtaattatttatacaataatacagagaaaaatacaaaagaTGATATTTTAGAAAAGCCGATAacagataataatataaatttacaatataataaagttGATAAACATTTAACGAATGGTGAGCTTAAAACATGCGTTTCATGCTgccaatatataaaaaatgtagataattctgattttattttagtCGATGAATCATGTTTAAAATGTGGGCaacttattaaaaaatcacTATGTCAAACAATAATTGAATTGCTAAAGCCCCAAgtgcaatatatattttcagaTGCTAATTTTTATGTCCAAAATTATCAAGATTAA